From the genome of Colletotrichum higginsianum IMI 349063 chromosome 4, whole genome shotgun sequence, one region includes:
- a CDS encoding Com1 regulatory protein, with amino-acid sequence MTREKERPTMPSLKVPETGLILESSAASGNPVPPQAFTINLSDNVLEDMIKCVQSGEDLQLALGSSPMLLYGSSSHTLSPIRDPFSHDLFLTKPFESTKRATRLPQTSSLWKKLPGPDVPKKAEQAKAKGAPSTSSSGMDSDIENLQNSIAAATASKKQSRVMDRLAPANNKKATGKTAKSKLLSSMASYGNGGGKSSPSGSPALVAVSSPSTNPVFSSSQQVVEKFKEQRSMIVHELAVQERPYDYLESLWEGKEEDFRPALEKVAQFEPDTQMWALRKNYWRELDVWKYDYDTQDTRQKAIDNAIRQFDKMRLATTETEWQKLLPREERGKGKILSKLQANIAKASSAAPPPKIKVSDATSDNGDEDVLKTKGGETMSRSSSNPLPAKPKKAADSQVKRLLSTNKKAITPKAAPSKTKERAPASSKNGRVLSAEFVTNSDSDSESSEDKPMATIVASKAKPTPSATPVLKKKAEAPAPKPKIAVPKPKPRPVEKPAERPVERSTERPKDRSPQPRREAVKTAKSQPPKREREEEADDSSSSSGAPLAKRAKPKAPIKAPVSLKQRPADVSLASSRNSSGVSYKSKNTSPAKSSPLASSPPTNASELEHSAPPKKRKVMESSDSTESARTKPAPKRQRGLSPDLVTKAARFKAFYEKYETLHWEIADMRNPPQEKMHDLLEMRERLKTMKTEIYKECPPAIAVA; translated from the exons ATGACCcgagaaaaagagagaccCACGATGCCTTCGCTCAAGGTCCCGGAAACCGGCCTCATTCTTGAGAGCTCAGCCGCCTCAGGCAACCCTGTACCTCCACAGGCCTTCACCATCAACCTCTCCGACAATGTCCTCGAGGACATGATCAAGTGCGTTCAGAGTGGTGAGGACCTCCAGTTGGCCCTGGGGAGCAGTCCG ATGTTGCTCTACGGATCTAGCTCCCATACCCTTTCTCCGATTCGCGATCCCTTCTCTCACGATCTCTTCCTTACGAAACCCTTTGAATCAACGAAACGAGCTACGCGATTACCACAGACCTCTTCACTGTGGAAGAAGCTGCCCGGCCCCGATGTCCCCAAAAAGGCCGAGCAAGCCAAAGCGAAGGGCGCCCCTTCGACTTCGTCATCCGGCATGGACTCGGATATAGAGAATCTGCAGAACTCTATCGCCGCGGCGACTGCGTCGAAGAAGCA GTCGCGGGTCATGGATAGGCTAGCACCGGCGAACAACAAGAAGGCCACGGGGAAGACGGCCAAGTCGAAGCTACTGTCAAGTATGGCATCTTACGGCAACGGAGGCGGCAAATCCTCTCCATCGGGATCACCGGCTCTGGTAGCCGTcagctcgccgtcaacaaaccccgtcttctcgtcgtctcaACAGGTTGTCGAGAAATTCAAGGAGCAGAGGTCGATGATCGTCCACGAGCTGGCGGTACAGGAACGGCCCTACGACTATTTGGAAAGCCTCTGGGAGGGCAAAGAGGAAGACTTCAGGCCCGCCCTGGAGAAGGTGGCTCAGTTCGAGCCGGACACGCAAATGTGGGCGTTGCGAAAAAATTACTGGAGAGAGTTGGATGTGTGGAAATACGATTATGATACCCAAGATACCCGGCAGAAGGCGATCGACAACGCGATCCGACAGTTCGACAAGATGCGGCTGGCAACAACGGAGACTGAGTGGCAGAAGCTCCTGCCGAGGGAAGAACGAGGAAAGGGCAAGATCCTCAGCAAGCTGCAGGCGAACATTGCCAAAGCTTCTTCGGCTGCACCGCCACCCAAGATCAAGGTCAGCGACGCAACAAgcgacaacggcgacgaagatgtCCTCAAGACAAAGGGCGGCGAAACAATGTcacggtcgtcgtcgaacccGCTACCGGCGAAACCTaagaaggccgccgactCCCAGGTCAAGCGCCTTTTGTCGACGAACAAAAAAGCTATCACGCCCAAGGCCGCACCGAGCAAGACTAAAGAGAGGGCACCCGCCTCCAGCAAGAACGGCCGCGTTCTTTCTGCAGAGTTTGTGACCAACTCAGACTCGGACTCCGAGTCTTCAGAGGACAAGCCCATGGCAACCATCGTGGCTTCCAAGGCTAAACCCACACCTTCAGCCACGCCTGtcctcaagaagaaggccgaggcaCCTGCACCAAAGCCAAAGATTGCCGTACCCAAGCCAAAGCCCAGGCCGGTCGAGAAGCCGGCGGAGCGACCAGTGGAGAGATCGACTGAGCGACCTAAGGACAGGTCTCCTCAGCCTCGGCGGGAAGCCGTTAAGACGGCCAAGTCACAGCCACCTAAGCGTGAGCGGGAAGAGGAAGCAGACGAcagcagctccagctctGGCGCTCCCCTGGCCAAGCGCGCGAAACCGAAGGCGCCGATCAAGGCACCCGTCAGCCTCAAGCAACGCCCCGCAGATGTCTCTCTTGCTTCATCCCGCAACTCGTCTGGCGTCTCTTACAAGAGCAAGAACACGTCACCGGCCAAATCTTCGCCATTGGCTTCGTCACCGCCAACGAATGCATCGGAGCTTGAACACTCAGCGCCGCCCAAGAAGCGCAAAGTCATGGAATCGTCCGACTCCACCGAGAGCGCCCGGACCAAGCCAGCCCCCAAGCGTCAACGCGGACTCAGCCCCGACCTGGTCACCAAGGCCGCTCGTTTCAAGGCATTCTATGAAAAGTATGAGACACTGCACTGGGAGATCGCCGACATGCGCAACCCGCCCCAAGAGAAGATGCACGATCTCCTCGAGATGCGCGAGCGGCTGAAAACGATGAAGACGGAGATATACAAGGAATGCCCGCCTGCAATTGCAGTCGCTTAG